A genomic stretch from Diachasmimorpha longicaudata isolate KC_UGA_2023 chromosome 2, iyDiaLong2, whole genome shotgun sequence includes:
- the LOC135172555 gene encoding piwi-like protein Siwi has translation MEGKPVGKSRGRSRGVPGAEQPPRAGQSAYGRPAVGGLPQPAVLPPETTQMGQAGIRVSVGRSVRAPAPFPASGREGERQSGPSTLPPLELPLPGPGGDAGASMGRGALRGRRIINSEILNTRPDHVAASKKGSLGSSVLLTANYFRVLEKPDWCLYQYRVDFNPEEDRTIIRKALLRQHRQELGSYIFDGTVLYTSNRFTVPGENKVFFCRRTTDDENIQITLRLVGDMARGDPHYLQFYNILTRKCLELLNLQLVGRNYFDAKAKVEIREYQFELWPGYLTSIRQHETDILLCAEINHKIMRQETLLHILQRVKEEKSHNYQDSFKAEVIGLTVLTSYNNNTYRIDDVDFNQSPQGTFHSKKDNKAISYMDYYKSRYGIDIRVPTQPLIVTRSTARDRRAGKDEVIYLVPELCRATGLTDKMRNDFRLMSALAQHTRVTPDKRIDKLLAFNRRLNNTPAVLEEFTNWNLKLDTQLVKVQGRLLPKEKICFGNNSFVNAEMNGEWTNAIRSNSLYLTTELKQWIVVVPERIARDAKSFVGAMARSTKNFTISEPKYIELRNDRSSSYTDSLENCLSRCSPQLVMCILMKNRADVYSAIKKKLCIDRPVPSQVVTARCFNPKGIMSIATKVAIQVNCKIGGIPWTVYIPLSGLMVVGYDVCHDTNKRGTDFGAMVASLDAKLSRYFSAVSAHTSGEELSSHLATNMIKALEKYKEVNNGSLPSHIMIYRDGVGEGQIPFVVDHEVVNVQEAIRKYYGGLQPVKLGYIIVNKRINTRFFAGTSNPLPGTVVDDVVTNPMKYDFFLISQGVKTGTVSPTSYSIIYDTLSLDPNKIQLLTYKMTHIYFNCSTTMRVPAPVQFAHKLAFLVSQSIHTPPTNPYLESLLYFL, from the exons ATGGAAGGAAAACCAGTGGGGAAGAGCCGAGGACGATCTCGTGGAGTTCCAGGCGCTGAACAACCTCCGAGAGCTGGTCAAAGTGCTTATGGACGTCCTGCAGTTGGAGGTCTGCCACAACCAGCGGTCCTACCACCCGAGACGACCCAAATGGGCCAAGCGGGAATACGAGTG AGTGTCGGACGTTCAGTAAGAGCACCAGCGCCATTCCCTGCATCTGGCAGAGAAGGAGAACGTCAAAGCGGGCCATCAACTCTACCCCCCTTGGAATTGCCATTGCCAGGTCCTGGAGGTGATGCTGGTGCCAGTATGGGCCGAGGTGCCTTGAGAGGaaggagaataattaattctgagATTCTGAACACTCGTCCAGATCATGTGGCCGCATCTAAGAAGGGATCTTTGGGATCCTCAGTTCTCCTCACAGCGAATTATTTCAGGGTCTTGGAGAAGCCAGACTGGTGTCTCTATCAATACAGAGTCGATTTTAACCCTGAGGAAGATCGTACAATTATAAGGAAAGCATTATTACGTCAGCATCGTCAGGAGTTGGGATCATATATTTTTGATGGCACGGTTCTTTACACATCTAACAGATTTACAGTGCCTGGAGAG AATAAAGTATTCTTTTGTCGACGTACTACAGACGATGAGAATATTCAAATCACACTCAGACTCGTTGGGGACATGGCCAGAGGAGATCCTCATTATCTCCAATTCTACAATATTTTGACGAGGAAGTGTTTAGAATTACTAAACCTTCAATTGGTTGGACGCAATTATTTCGATGCAAAGGCTAAG GTCGAGATTAGAGAGTATCAGTTTGAGTTGTGGCCTGGTTATCTTACATCGATTCGCCAGCACGAGACTGATATTCTTCTGTGCGCGGAAATTAACCACAAAATCATGAGGCAGGAGACACTGCTTCACATTCTCCAAAGAGTCAAGGAAGAAAAATCTCACAATTACCAGGATTCTTTTAAAGCCGAAGTTATTGGTCTTACAGTGCTAACGAGTTATAACAATAATACCTATCGTATTGATGATGTTGATTTTAATCAGAGCCCTCAAGGGACTTTCCATTCAAAAAAGGACAACAAGGCCATAAGTTACATGGACTATTACAAAAGCCGATATGGCATCGATATTCGGGTCCCCACACAGCCACTTATCGTGACACGATCCACAGCTCGTGATCGTCGTGCTGGTAAAGATGAAGTCATTTACTTGGTTCCTGAATTGTGCAGAGCTACAG GCCTTACTGACAAAATGAGGAATGATTTTCGTCTCATGTCTGCATTGGCTCAGCATACCAGAGTGACACCAGACAAACGCATCGACAAGCTCCTCGCATTCAATCGACGATTGAATAATACACCAGCAGTTCTAGAGGAATTCACAAATTGGAACTTGAAACTCGATACGCAACTTGTGAAAGTTCAAGGCAGGCTGTTgccaaaagaaaaaatttgctTTGGTAATAACAGTTTTGTGAACGCAGAAATGAATGGAGAGTGGACCAACGCCATTAGAAGCAACAGTTTGTACCTAACAACTGAGTTGAAGCAGTGGATTGTGGTGGTACCGGAGAGAATTGCTCGTGACGCTAAG AGTTTCGTGGGAGCAATGGCTCGCTCCACTAAAAATTTCACAATAAGCGAGCCCAAGTATATTGAACTTCGCAACGACAGATCTAGTTCCTACACCGATTCCCTGGAAAACTGTTTGAGCAGATGTAGCCCTCAGCTTGTTATGTGTATCCTCATGAAGAATCGTGCTGATGTTTATTCAGCAATTAAGAAAAAGCTGTGTATTGATCGACCAGTACCAAGTCAAGTAGTGACTGCTCGTTGTTTCAATCCCAAGGGAATCATGTCCATTGCAACAAAAGTTGCTATTCAAGTGAATTGCAAAATTGGAGGTATACCCTGGACAGTGTATATTCCCCTTAGTGGACTTATGGTTGTGGGATACGACGTTTGTCATGATACAAACAAGCGCGGAACTGATTTCG GGGCTATGGTGGCATCCTTGGATGCGAAACTGAGTCGCTACTTTTCAGCTGTATCAGCTCACACATCTGGGGAGGAACTATCCAGTCATCTGGCTACAAACATGATAAAGGCACTGGAAAAGTACAAAGAAGTGAACAATGGTAGTCTCCCAAGTCATATAATGATTTACAGAGATGGTGTTGGGGAGGGACAGATTCCGTTTGTCGTGGATCATGAGGTTGTCAACGTGCAAGAGGCTATTAGAAAATACTATGGAGGCTTGCAACCCGTTAAATTGGGATATATCATCGTCAACAAGAGAATCAACACAAGATTCTTTGCGGGAACCAGCAATCCTCTACCAGGCACAGTGGTTGATGATGTTGTCACTAATCCGATGAAGTATGACTTCTTCTTGATTTCGCAGGGTGTCAAAACGGGTACTGTGTCACCAACATCATACAGTATCATCTACGACACACTTTCACTGGATCCAAATAAGATACAACTgttgacatataaaatgactCACATTTACTTCAACTGTAGCACTACTATGAGAGTTCCAGCTCCAGTGCAGTTTGCTCATAAACTTGCTTTCTTGGTGTCACAGTCAATCCACACACCACCGACCAATCCATATCTCGAAAGCCTTCTGTACTTCCTGTAA
- the LOC135172561 gene encoding carnitine O-palmitoyltransferase 2, mitochondrial-like isoform X2: MEGISTLLSYILPGHSRSVTADYQFLQQSWLPTMHFQASLPRLPVPKLEDTCKKYLTTQKTILSPEEFQQTARNVDEFQLKEGPQLHQKLIEIDAENKHTSYISEPWFDMYLSDRRPLPINFNPYMIFYQEKNAAYNSPLVKATNIVISSARFLRALRAGLLEPQIFHMNKKKSDTKLFRVVTRILPSRIATYGAYLFKAFPLDMSQFENLFGTTRIPEIGKDRITKDPNARHVLVMRRGYFYTFDILNEDGSIRSPHEIASCINSILNDPREPNLCPIGILTTTERNQWAQNRRHLVDIGNADVFRKIDTATFLLILDDDLVSEDFPVLVRHFLHSDGCNRWFDKSFSLIITGKGWSGINFEHSWGDGVAVLRFCQDMKIDVSMRPHFHPEEQAHLPSSSPDVEKLDFKIDDVVMESVNRALKEYKHWTLERLTTKHLLHNIFNKKQCKNAGVSPDAIMQLSFQLALYKLEKRAVATYESCSTSAFKHGRTETVRSFTEQTKALCKAIVERGTSNVNNKEYKKMMIECSKTHAMLTKEAAMGQGFDRHLFMLKRIWQKYYDGEPPAIFKDPAFTKLNENILSTSTLNASVVMGGGFGPVVEHGYGIGYMIDDTDLSIRLAVASYKHNRDASEYIASLISAFEDIERILLSE, translated from the exons ATGGAGGGGATATCAACTcttctttcttatattttgcCAGGCCATTCCAG ATCCGTAACTGCTGATTATCAGTTCCTACAACAGAGCTGGCTTCCGACGATGCATTTCCAGGCATCGTTACCACGTCTACCCGTTCCAAAGTTGGAGGACacgtgtaaaaaatatttaacaactcaaaaaacaattttatctcCGGAGGAATTTCAACAAACAGCAAGAAATGTTgatgaatttcaattgaaagaaGGTCCACAATTGCACCAAAAACTCATAGAAATTGATGCTGAGAACAAGCACACGAGTTACATCAGTGAACCGTGGTTTGACATGTACTTGAGTGATCGTAGACCActtccaattaattttaatcctTACATGATATtttatcaggaaaaaaatgcaGCGTATAATTCACCTCTGGTCAAAGCCACTAATATTGTGATATCATCAGCCAGATTCTTACGAGCCCTAAGGGCTGGGCTCCTAGAGCCACAAATATTTCATATGAACAAGAAAAAATCAGACACTAAATTGTTTAGAGTTGTCACGCGGATTTTACCATCGAGGATAGCAACTTACGGTGCATATTTATTCAag GCTTTTCCACTGGATATGTCGCAGTTCGAGAATCTCTTTGGAACTACGCGAATCCCGGAAATCGGAAAAGACAGAATCACCAAAGATCCCAATGCCAGACACGTTTTAGTAATGCGCAGAGGTTATTTCTACACATTCGATATTCTCAACGAAGACGGTAGCATTCGTTCTCCTCACGAAATAGCCTCCTGCATTAATTCGATACTAAACGATCCTAGAGAACCAAATCTATGCCCAATTGGAATATTGACTACCACAGAACGTAATCAGTGGGCTCAGAATCGCCGGCACTTGGTAGACATTGGTAATGCAGATGTATTCAGAAAAATCGATACGGCAACATTCCTGCTAATCCTGGATGATGATCTAGTAAGCGAAGATTTCCCTGTACTGGTACGACATTTTTTGCATTCGGATGGCTGCAATCGCTGGTTCGACAAATCGTTTTCCTTAATTATAACTGGGAAGGGGTGGTCTGGAATTAATTTCGAGCATTCTTGGGGTGATGGAGTGGCTGTTCTCCGATTTTGTCAA GACATGAAAATTGATGTATCAATGCGACCTCACTTCCATCCGGAAGAGCAAGCTCACCTACCATCTTCATCCCCAGACGTGGAAAAACTTGATTTCAAGATTGACGATGTCGTAATGGAGTCGGTAAATCGCGCATTAAAAGAATACAAACATTGGACTCTTGAACGACTAACGACAAAGCACctgcttcataatatatttaataagAAACAGTGCAAGAATGCCGGAGTTAGTCCTGATGCGATAATGCAACTGTCCTTTCAATTGGCTCTCTACAAACTCGAGAAACGCGCTGTGGCAACGTACGAGTCATGCAGTACCTCAGCTTTCAAACACGGGCGCACTGAGACCGTGAGATCGTTCACTGAGCAAACTAAGGCCCTGTGCAAAGCCATTGTAGAGAGGGGCACATCTAACGTAAATAATAAGGAgtacaaaaaaatgatgatcGAGTGCAGCAAAACACATGCTATGCTTACGAAGGAGGCGGCGATGGGCCAGGGGTTCGACAGACATCTGTTCATGTTGAAGCGAATTTGGCAGAAATACTACGATGGAGAACCACCTGCAATTTTCAAAGATCCAGCGTTTaccaaattgaatgaaaatattttatcaacttCTACCTTAAATGCTTCGGTCGTGATGGGAGGAGGGTTCGGTCCTGTTGTGGAGCATGGGTACGGTATCGGCTACATGATCGATGACACCGATCTGAGCATTCGATTGGCCGTAGCAAGCTACAAACATAATCGAGATGCTTCGGAATATATCGCCTCGCTCATATCAGCATTCGAGGACATCGAGAGAATTTTACTGAGTGAATAA
- the LOC135172550 gene encoding structural maintenance of chromosomes protein 1A-like, translating to MGVHLKTIEICNFKSFLGRWNLSPLMPWNAVIAPNGSGKSNLIDAITFGLGENENIQLRINNLEELVPQTNIHESRTFVSLTFASEGDSTVFERSLIKNRAHQRYESLYTINDEIVDIMEYLEQLKALGINIKAKDFVVYQGNISDIINASPQERLNMLEIASGSLAFKDQYDCLIRERKTFREKIVKETAIKRKLKSEINKYKKAAEKSRALQQQRQEFEKANAESYLLQLKIIELKDAILKENTPSKSTRSRIDETKKKTRTLKKMLEQMNKTQAELVEKSQKLDKLKTELCKKNNQQSDYEMEIKKLNKCLEDEEKHQEVINDIEGRIQDNMKLLQMLHSDEQANVNAARVAEYEEEYERLLQVVQQRMAGSLAINESEFRQQRKITAELDLLNQKNRNLEKFISDHHNCITKNEQNLENYRRDYQTILEEVRKLEKEKQEKSRLLLSREELDTLKDRKQKIEENLHMLKICSERKRWKAKQRATMKKLKAAFPKTVYDRIVNVCEIPHQKYKLAVAAALDKSLDAIIVEDDATATACIEYLEREKIGFETFYSIESTSAPAVDRNLLSKLNSPEAKLVYDLLKFDQQYELVIRSIVRSTVLCQTLEDAWSVMDKMQSLRKKYNVVTLTGEILTTRFVVSAGFNERKIQSERIKTASENQLEVERQGIIEKLTQAGDRKLELQSQKINGELELKLRCLHTLKICITETGKKNEILQVELEDLRKQQEQVKEKAIDCEKKKQEFMKKGAHLQREMDELRETIFHEFCQQQGIDNIKIFESMVASKNSRSERRRIIEDQLSELVQLKKYEETRSKKTEILKWTERLQDRLAKQEDLQLSLNKLNQEKEECESAVTKLQAILEQKSKTVSETDGQRKELFNMSHQIDRKIREASRIKNELNMKRQDILSSARFAGVPLRDVELDSASTSQESVGDNTKKFNYTRLRPEWQKSKNVDFLEKELSTLQHTLEQTRVDEHEIPYAEENLDGLNSKLKGVSTKLETLKKQERELGATLEEVVKNRSDAFIPFFDKAMSVIDNICKEIYNSSSAHAILAAMNPSEPYLDGIRYDCTPARKKYRHAEKLSGGEKAMAGLIFLFALQESRSSSLVILDEVDGALDPKFVQGFVNYLAKLKRKHQIIMISHNPVINQHGDVMICVTPNVSFGQLESVPIMVDLAGKFPNRQ from the exons ATGGGAGTTCATTTGAAGACTATTGAGATTTGTAACTTTAAAAGTTTTCTGGGACGATGGAACCTCTCACCGTTGATGCCCTGGAATGCCGTCATCGCTCCCAATGGATCAG GAAAATCTAACCTCATTGATGCAATTACATTTGGCCTGGGGGAAAATGAGAATATTCAGTTGAGGATTAACAATCTAGAGGAGCTGGTGCCTCAGACAAACATTCATGAGAG TCGAACCTTCGTGAGTCTCACATTTGCCTCTGAAGGAGATTCAACAGTGTTCGAGAGATCCTTGATAAAAAACCGTGCCCACCAGAGATATGAGTCATTATACACAATAAATGATGAG ATAGTGGACATCATGGAGTACCTTGAACAGCTAAAAGCTCTCGGGATCAATATCAAGGCAAAGGATTTCGTGGTTTATCAGGGGAATATCAGTGACATCATCAACGCATCCCCGCAGGAGCGATTGAATATGTTGGAAATTGCAAGTGGATCGCTCGCGTTCAAGGATCAGTACGATTGTTTGATCCGAGAACGGAAGACATTCCGTGAGAAAATTGTCAAAGAGACTGCAATAAAGAGGAAACTGAAgagtgaaattaataaatacaaaaaagCAGCTGAAAAATCAAGAGCATTACAGCAACAGAGACAAGAATTT gaAAAGGCCAATGCCGAATCCTATCTTCTACAGTTGAAGATTATTGAGCTCAAGGATGCAATCCTCAAGGAAAATACACCCTCAAAGAGTACGAGATCACGAATTGACGAGACAAAAAAGAAGACGAGGACTctcaaaaaaatgttggagCAGATGAACAAAACACAGGCCGAATTAgtagaaaaatcccaaaaGCTTGATAAATTGAAAACTGAGCTATGTAAGAAGAATAATCAGCAGTCAGATTATGAAATGGAAATCAAGAAGCTCAATAAATGTCTCGAGGATGAGGAAAAACATCAAGAAGTTATTAATGATATCGAGGGAAGGATTCAAGATAATATGAAATTATTGCAAATGTTACATTCCGACGAGCAAGCGAATGTCAATGCCGCACGTGTCGCAGAATAT GAAGAAGAGTACGAACGTTTACTGCAGGTAGTTCAACAACGGATGGCTGGATCTCTGGCAATAAACGAATCTGAGTTTCGCCAGCAACGTAAAATTACAGCCGAATTGGATCTCTTGAACCAGAAGAATCGAAATCTTGAGAAATTCATTTCTGATCATCACAACTGTatcacgaaaaacgaacaGAACTTGGAGAATTATCGACGTGATTACCAAACTATTCTAGAGGAAGTTAGAAAGCTGGAAAAGGAGAAGCAGGAAAAATCGCGGTTACTGTTGTCAAGGGAGGAATTAGACACACTGAAGGATCGCAAGCAAAAGATCGAGGAAAATTTGCACATGTTGAAAATCTGTTCAGAAAGAAAAAGGTGGAAGGCCAAACAGAGGGCAACAATGAAGAAACTGAAAGCAGCATTCCCTAAAACTGTGTACGACCGTATCGTCAACGTATGTGAGATTCCCCATCAGAAGTACAAACTCGCAGTAGCAGCAGCACTCGACAAGAGCTTGGACGCGATTATTGTAGAGGATGATGCTACAGCTACAGCTTGCATCGAATACCTAGAGCGTGAGAAAATAGGTTTTGAGACTTTTTACTCCATCGAAAGTACAAGTGCCCCCGCCGTCGATAGAAATCTTCTATCAAAACTCAATTCTCCAGAAGCAAAATTGGTTTACGACCTTCTAAAGTTCGATCAGCAATATGAATTAGTCATTAGAAGCATTGTAAGGTCAACAGTCTTGTGTCAGACCTTGGAAGACGCATGGAGCGTGATGGACAAAATGCAGAGTTTGAGAAAAAAGTACAACGTGGTGACATTGACAGGCGAAATTTTGACGACGAGGTTTGTTGTGTCTGCTGGATTCAATGAGAGGAAGATTCAGTCTGAAAGAATCAAGACTGCGAGTGAGAACCAATTGGAAGTAGAGAGACAGGGTATCATCGAGAAATTAACTCAAGCTGGGGATAGGAAGCTCGAGCTACAGAGTCAGAAAATTAATGGTGAACTTGAGTTGAAATTACGCTGCTTGCACACCTTAAAAATATGCATTACTGAGACT GGAAAGAAGAATGAAATTCTCCAGGTTGAGTTGGAAGACTTGAGGAAGCAGCAAGAACAGGTGAAAGAGAAAGCAATCGACTGTGAGAAAAAGAAGCAAGAATTCATGAAGAAAGGGGCTCATCTTCAACGAGAAATGGATGAACTTCGGGAAACGATTTTTCACGAGTTTTGTCAGCAGCAGGGCATTgacaatattaaaatatttgagtCTATGGTAGCATCGAAAAATAGCCGAAGTGAACGGCGGAGAATCATCGAGGACCAACTTTCTGAACTTGTACAGTTGAAGAAATATGAAGAGACAAGATCGAAGAAAACAGAAATACTCAAATGGACTGAACGACTTCAAGATCGCCTGGCCAAGCAGGAAGACCTGCAGTTATCATTGAACAAATTGAATCAGGAAAAAGAGGAATGTGAGTCAGCTGTAACCAAACTTCAAGCGATTTTGGAGCAGAAGAGTAAAACTGTAAGTGAAACTGATGGACAGCGTAAGGAATTATTCAACATGAGCCATCAAATTGACCGAAAAATTCGCGAAGCATCTCGTatcaaaaatgaattgaacatGAAACGTCAAGACATTCTTTCTTCTGCACGATTTGCTGGTGTACCATTGCGAGATGTAGAATTAGACAGTGCTTCAACATCTCAAGAATCCGTAGGAGACAATACAAAGAAATTTAACTACACACGTTTAAGACCAGAGTGGCAGAAATCAAAGAACGTTGATTTTCTCGAAAAAGAACTGTCAACCCTTCAGCACACGTTGGAACAAACCCGAGTGGATGAGCACGAAATCCCCTATGCAGAGGAAAACTTGGATGGTTTGAATAGCAAGTTGAAAGGGGTCAGTACAAAATTGGAAACTCTGAAGAAACAAGAACGTGAGCTGGGGGCGACATTGGAGGAAGTTGTTAAGAATAGATCTGACGCTTTCATTCCCTTCTTTGATAAGGCCATGAGTGTCATCGACAATATTTGCAAG GAGATATACAACAGTAGCTCTGCCCATGCTATTCTTGCAGCAATGAATCCATCTGAGCCATATCTCGATGGTATTCGCTATGATTGCACCCCTGCCCGAAAGAAATATCGTCATGCTGAGAAACTGTCTGGTGGTGAAAAAGCTATGGCTGGTTTAATATTTCTATTTGCTCTGCAAGAGAGTCGTTCTTCATCACTTGTCATTCTGGATGAAGTTGACGGGGCTCTAGATCCCAAATTTGTTCAGGGATTTGTGAATTATTTGGCAAAGCTGAAGAGGAAACATCAAATCATTATGATCTCGCATAATCCAGTGATCAATCAACATGGAGATGTAATGATATGCGTCACACCAAATGTTTCATTTGGACAACTCGAAAGTGTACCAATAATGGTCGACCTCGCAGGGAAATTTCCCAATAGACAGTGA
- the LOC135172561 gene encoding carnitine O-palmitoyltransferase 2, mitochondrial-like isoform X1: MVTNIIIFLTTLWMEGISTLLSYILPGHSRSVTADYQFLQQSWLPTMHFQASLPRLPVPKLEDTCKKYLTTQKTILSPEEFQQTARNVDEFQLKEGPQLHQKLIEIDAENKHTSYISEPWFDMYLSDRRPLPINFNPYMIFYQEKNAAYNSPLVKATNIVISSARFLRALRAGLLEPQIFHMNKKKSDTKLFRVVTRILPSRIATYGAYLFKAFPLDMSQFENLFGTTRIPEIGKDRITKDPNARHVLVMRRGYFYTFDILNEDGSIRSPHEIASCINSILNDPREPNLCPIGILTTTERNQWAQNRRHLVDIGNADVFRKIDTATFLLILDDDLVSEDFPVLVRHFLHSDGCNRWFDKSFSLIITGKGWSGINFEHSWGDGVAVLRFCQDMKIDVSMRPHFHPEEQAHLPSSSPDVEKLDFKIDDVVMESVNRALKEYKHWTLERLTTKHLLHNIFNKKQCKNAGVSPDAIMQLSFQLALYKLEKRAVATYESCSTSAFKHGRTETVRSFTEQTKALCKAIVERGTSNVNNKEYKKMMIECSKTHAMLTKEAAMGQGFDRHLFMLKRIWQKYYDGEPPAIFKDPAFTKLNENILSTSTLNASVVMGGGFGPVVEHGYGIGYMIDDTDLSIRLAVASYKHNRDASEYIASLISAFEDIERILLSE; encoded by the exons ATGGTgacaaatataataatttttctgacaaCGTTGTGG ATGGAGGGGATATCAACTcttctttcttatattttgcCAGGCCATTCCAG ATCCGTAACTGCTGATTATCAGTTCCTACAACAGAGCTGGCTTCCGACGATGCATTTCCAGGCATCGTTACCACGTCTACCCGTTCCAAAGTTGGAGGACacgtgtaaaaaatatttaacaactcaaaaaacaattttatctcCGGAGGAATTTCAACAAACAGCAAGAAATGTTgatgaatttcaattgaaagaaGGTCCACAATTGCACCAAAAACTCATAGAAATTGATGCTGAGAACAAGCACACGAGTTACATCAGTGAACCGTGGTTTGACATGTACTTGAGTGATCGTAGACCActtccaattaattttaatcctTACATGATATtttatcaggaaaaaaatgcaGCGTATAATTCACCTCTGGTCAAAGCCACTAATATTGTGATATCATCAGCCAGATTCTTACGAGCCCTAAGGGCTGGGCTCCTAGAGCCACAAATATTTCATATGAACAAGAAAAAATCAGACACTAAATTGTTTAGAGTTGTCACGCGGATTTTACCATCGAGGATAGCAACTTACGGTGCATATTTATTCAag GCTTTTCCACTGGATATGTCGCAGTTCGAGAATCTCTTTGGAACTACGCGAATCCCGGAAATCGGAAAAGACAGAATCACCAAAGATCCCAATGCCAGACACGTTTTAGTAATGCGCAGAGGTTATTTCTACACATTCGATATTCTCAACGAAGACGGTAGCATTCGTTCTCCTCACGAAATAGCCTCCTGCATTAATTCGATACTAAACGATCCTAGAGAACCAAATCTATGCCCAATTGGAATATTGACTACCACAGAACGTAATCAGTGGGCTCAGAATCGCCGGCACTTGGTAGACATTGGTAATGCAGATGTATTCAGAAAAATCGATACGGCAACATTCCTGCTAATCCTGGATGATGATCTAGTAAGCGAAGATTTCCCTGTACTGGTACGACATTTTTTGCATTCGGATGGCTGCAATCGCTGGTTCGACAAATCGTTTTCCTTAATTATAACTGGGAAGGGGTGGTCTGGAATTAATTTCGAGCATTCTTGGGGTGATGGAGTGGCTGTTCTCCGATTTTGTCAA GACATGAAAATTGATGTATCAATGCGACCTCACTTCCATCCGGAAGAGCAAGCTCACCTACCATCTTCATCCCCAGACGTGGAAAAACTTGATTTCAAGATTGACGATGTCGTAATGGAGTCGGTAAATCGCGCATTAAAAGAATACAAACATTGGACTCTTGAACGACTAACGACAAAGCACctgcttcataatatatttaataagAAACAGTGCAAGAATGCCGGAGTTAGTCCTGATGCGATAATGCAACTGTCCTTTCAATTGGCTCTCTACAAACTCGAGAAACGCGCTGTGGCAACGTACGAGTCATGCAGTACCTCAGCTTTCAAACACGGGCGCACTGAGACCGTGAGATCGTTCACTGAGCAAACTAAGGCCCTGTGCAAAGCCATTGTAGAGAGGGGCACATCTAACGTAAATAATAAGGAgtacaaaaaaatgatgatcGAGTGCAGCAAAACACATGCTATGCTTACGAAGGAGGCGGCGATGGGCCAGGGGTTCGACAGACATCTGTTCATGTTGAAGCGAATTTGGCAGAAATACTACGATGGAGAACCACCTGCAATTTTCAAAGATCCAGCGTTTaccaaattgaatgaaaatattttatcaacttCTACCTTAAATGCTTCGGTCGTGATGGGAGGAGGGTTCGGTCCTGTTGTGGAGCATGGGTACGGTATCGGCTACATGATCGATGACACCGATCTGAGCATTCGATTGGCCGTAGCAAGCTACAAACATAATCGAGATGCTTCGGAATATATCGCCTCGCTCATATCAGCATTCGAGGACATCGAGAGAATTTTACTGAGTGAATAA